CTAAAATCAACAGAACAACTGTTGGCGCCAGCATTGCCATTATCACTCGGGTATAACTGCTTTCATGTATATTTTTGTAAGCTATAACCGAGAGAGCCATACTTAGAGCTGAAGCTATAAAAGGTCCGGCTATGGGAATGACACTGAAAATAGCTGCTGCATAGGAGTAAGTTGTTGCGCGGTAGGTTGCTTCGAATCCTCTTTTACCTGATCCGAAAACCATAAGCATTACATGGGTAATGCCCGCCGTAGGGAAACTTATCAAAGTGATCATAATCGGGAACAGCAGGAGGCTTATAAGTACTTCACCTGATCCTGATGCCATGGACTGTGAAATACCGGTGCCGACAGTGGTATTAATGTCCTGCATAGTTGTTCCGCCGAGACCTACAATGGTTTCCCAGAAGAATTCGAAAACAGCCTGAAACTCTGCAAGAATCAGGAAGAATACCAGCGGTTTCATATAACCGTTCAGCGGCATATTCTTAAAGAACTGAGCAGGTTTGGTCAGGATACGCTTAACCGTAAGTCCTACGGCCTGAAAGAAAGAATATTTTTCATTCGTTTCAAATGGAATATCTTCAAAAAAATAATCTTCATACAGTTCTTCTATTTCTTCTTCCTGGTCATCATCCTGTTTAGGAGCCATCCTATTCAGTTTCTGCCAGAGGTCAC
The window above is part of the Maridesulfovibrio bastinii DSM 16055 genome. Proteins encoded here:
- a CDS encoding zinc-ribbon domain-containing protein; the encoded protein is MKVICPQCNFSQEIPDDKIPDNARLATCPKCQNKFYFRELEDTRDSADDNYGYQTVDNYNDPDESSANSQRNPEIDNIQQTDNGSQGIEENDFREPYNSDENETVHQDETERSDLEKKLEKHISDNTELGDLWQKLNRMAPKQDDDQEEEIEELYEDYFFEDIPFETNEKYSFFQAVGLTVKRILTKPAQFFKNMPLNGYMKPLVFFLILAEFQAVFEFFWETIVGLGGTTMQDINTTVGTGISQSMASGSGEVLISLLLFPIMITLISFPTAGITHVMLMVFGSGKRGFEATYRATTYSYAAAIFSVIPIAGPFIASALSMALSVIAYKNIHESSYTRVIMAMLAPTVVLLILALIYYRLNQPTI